A single Gopherus flavomarginatus isolate rGopFla2 chromosome 24, rGopFla2.mat.asm, whole genome shotgun sequence DNA region contains:
- the LOC127040293 gene encoding LOW QUALITY PROTEIN: 3-galactosyl-N-acetylglucosaminide 4-alpha-L-fucosyltransferase FUT3-like (The sequence of the model RefSeq protein was modified relative to this genomic sequence to represent the inferred CDS: substituted 1 base at 1 genomic stop codon) — protein sequence MQSSEQTKSPACKNLLLFILSQFILALCLFAYLQPSRNQGPEPRAGNPSALTTQPGNSPTAPQAGSELIILLWTWPFGHPVALQKCSELFGIRDCHITANRSWYHKANAVIVRHKDVCSSPRKLPQGPRPPSQHWIWFNLESPSHSPNLGFMDNLFNLTMSYRRDSDIFTPXGWLEVLSQPQNFSIPAKSKLVAWVISNWNPASRRVQYYEELKKYLHVDIYGSHHMPLPRDKHFSTLSQYKFYLAFENSLHEDYITEKLWNNALGSGAVPVVCGPSRKNYERYLPPDAFIHINDFPNAQGLAQYLQELDKDPARYQRYFQWRTWLKPSERSSWAIHFCKACRALQMTETYQTRTGLAKWFR from the coding sequence ATGCAGAGCAGCGAGCAGACGAAAAGCCCAGCCTGCAAGAACCTCCTCCTCTTTATTCTCTCCCAATTCATACTCGCCCTCTGTTTGTTTGCATACCTTCAGCCCTCTAGGAACCAAGGCCCAGAGCCCCGGGCTGGCAATCCCTCTGCACTCACAACCCAGCCTGGAAACAGCCCAACAGCACCGCAGGCTGGTTCGGAACTGATCATCCTGCTATGGACCTGGCCCTTTGGGCACCCTGTTGCTCTGCAGAAATGCTCGGAGCTCTTTGGCATCCGGGACTGTCACATCACGGCCAACCGCAGCTGGTACCACAAGGCCAATGCGGTGATTGTGCGTCACAAGGATGTGTGCTCCAGCCCAAGGAAACTGCCCCAGGGCCCACGgcccccttcccagcactggATCTGGTTCAACCTGGagtcccccagccacagccctaaCCTGGGCTTTATGGATAACCTCTTCAACCTGACCATGTCATACCGGAGGGACTCGGATATCTTCACCCCCTAGGGGTGGCTGGAGGTCCTCAGCCAGCCCCAGAACTTCAGCATCCCAGCCAAGTCCAAGCTGGTGGCCTGGGTGATAAGTAACTGGAACCCAGCCTCCCGCCGGGTGCAGTACTATGAAGAGCTGAAGAAATACCTCCACGTGGATATATACGGCAGCCATCACATGCCTCTGCCCAGGGACAAGCACTTCTCCACCCTGTCCCAGTACAAGTTCTACCTAGCCTTTGAGAACTCGCTTCATGAGGACTACATCACCGAGAAACTCTGGAACAATGCCCTGGGCTCAGGGGCTGTGCCCGTTGTCTGTGGCCCCTCCCGAAAAAACTATGAGCGCTATCTGCCCCCTGATGCCTTTATTCACATCAATGACTTTCCCAATGCTCAAGGGCTGGCCCAGTACCTCCAGGAGCTGGACAAGGACCCAGCGCGCTACCAGCGCTACTTCCAGTGGCGAACATGGCTAAAACCGTCCGAGCGAAGTTCCTGGGCCATCCACTTCTGCAAAGCCTGCCGGGCCTTGCAAATGACAGAGACCTACCAGACCAGGACCGGTTTGGCTAAGTGGTTCCGCTAG